The Mycobacterium sp. EPa45 genomic interval GGGGGCGAAACCGTTCACCATGTCGCCGCGGTAGGACTTCAGCCCCAGCGCGTCGGTGTCCGAGGAGCGCGGTTTGGCGTACTGGCCGGCAATGCGGGCCACCTTGACCACCGGCATGCTGGCGCCGTACGTCAGCACCACCGCCATCTGCAGCAGCGTGCGAATGTTGGCACGGATATGCGGCTCGGTGTTGTCGACGAAGGTCTCGGCGCAGTCGCCGCCCTGCAGCAGAAACGCCTTGCCGAGGGCCACATCGGCCAGCTGCGACTTCAGCTTCTCGATCTCCGAGGGCACCGTGACCGGCGGCACGCTCTCCAGTACGGTCCGCATCGCGGCGGCCTGCTCGGGATCCCAACTGGGCTGCTGCACCGCCGGCTTCGTCAGTGCCGCATCGAGCCGTCCGCGCAGGTCAGCGGGGAGCGGCGGCAGGGACGGCAGCTGCTCGATCGGTACGTCAACGGTCCAATTCACCCGTCCATGGTAACCGGGTCGCGCATGCCCATTTACCGGCTGACGGGCGTCACCCCGACGTCGACTCCGGTGGTCATCAACACGTACCGGCGCAGGTTGTGGCGGGCGTCGACCAGGGCATCGTGGGTGTCGTGGGGTCGCGGTGGCATGCGGGGGCTGCCCCGGTCCTCCCAGAACTGGCGCAACTCGCGGGTGAACCGCGGGATCTGCGGCGGCAGGCTGGTCATCGGGCCCCACAGCTGACACAGCGCGACGTGGTCATACGCGGCCACCCAGGCCCACAGCTCGATCGGCTCGTCGCCGTCGATGCCGAGGAACTCCTCCAGGTCCTCCCGGATCTGC includes:
- a CDS encoding polyadenylate-specific 3'-exoribonuclease AS → MRFFYDTEFIDNGRIIDLISIGVVAEDGREYYAISTEFDPESAGKWVRTNVLPKLPSPSSKLWRSRRQIREDLEEFLGIDGDEPIELWAWVAAYDHVALCQLWGPMTSLPPQIPRFTRELRQFWEDRGSPRMPPRPHDTHDALVDARHNLRRYVLMTTGVDVGVTPVSR